The region AAAACCCTCACCTGCCCCCTCATACCCGGAGTCTGGATATGATTAACCAACATATCCGGATCATTTTTTTGGTCATCAATCACCAATAATTGCGAACTATTAGGCAGGCGATCAAAATCGTAGAGTACAAAAGCCTTTATTTTAATAAATTCTTTATCGGGGATGTAAAATGTAGATGCTACGGTCTCAACAAATTCTAACTCCTGATCTGAGATTTCATTATCGGTTTTAATGAACTCCAGCAAACGAAAAAGTACAACACGTTTTTGTTGGTGTGTGAGTTCATTATTAATTTCAGTACATATCTTAAGTACTTTAACAGAGCTTAAGGCAATGCTTTTTTTGCGCTTATGCTTTACACTTAATTTTTTCTGATATATAGAGTAATAGTAATCGTAAACCTGCAAATACTCATTTGCCAGTTCCTGGTTAAGCATTTGATTGAGAAAAGAATTCACAACAAGTCTTCTGTCGCTACCATCTGCCAATGGCTTGGCAATAATGGCAAATAGCTGCATTAAAGCTTTAAGAATCCTTTCGCTCATTTATGGAATAATTAATGCTCAAACCCAATCAAAAGATAAACAATTCCAGAACTTTGGATATTTGTATCGAGTCTGGCTTCGATAATACAATCGGTTGTTGATGAAAAATATAAGTCCCAATAGGGAGTATTGTCATAGTCTTTGTTGGAAAAAAGCAAGTTACGTTCTTTATCGTAAACATTAAAAACAATAGTCTGATTGTCTCTGGCACCACATGCTACCAACCTGTATCTGTTATCTTCATAAAAAGTAGCGTGAAACTCTGCAACCTCCTCTCCTGCCAGCAATGCACGGTACTGCTGACCATCAGAAATATATTTATCTTTGAAATAATTCTGGCATGTTTCCATGATTCCTGCAGGCTGCGCAGAACTTAAAGTTACAATGAAAAATAGTGGTATTATCAATAAATATTTCATTCTCCAGTGCTTTTTATAGTTTTAAACTGCTTCGCCTTTTACAATGAAGGCACGAATCTCACCAATTTTTTCCTTTATTTCATGGAGTGTTGCTCTATCCATGGTAACATTTGTCCTGGTTTGAACTTTAGTTAATTTATTATCAGGATCGGTCTCAGATTTTATATAAGCATAATCAATACTAACCCTTTCATAAATATTAGCCAGGTCCAGGAGTTTACCTACCAGTTTTTCGTAATCCTTATCGCGGTTAGTATATGGTGCTAACAGTTCAAGTAAGTTGTCAAGTGGTATTTTGTTTTCTCCAACACGTTGTATTAAAGCATCATTGACCTTTTCACCTAAATGAGTCATCAAGTACATACTCTCAATCCAACCGCCTGAAATAACCACACACGCCAGGTGCTCCTGATCATTATCTTTAAAATAGCCGTCGGCACTGCGATATGTATTACCCAGTATTTGCAGTATTGAGTCCTGATTACCTATATTATTTTCGATACGTTCAATTGTACTTTTATTAAAAGCCCCCATCAACTGGAGTTTCTCGGCCAAACCCTTAATTACACTGAAATAATTCATGGCATCAGGAGATTGCTCATAAAGTGTTATGTATGCCATATCCGCTCCATAAACTCCAAGATTAGCAGACCGGAAGAAAGTAGAATTATAATGTGATGTTTGAAGATCGTTTAAAACTTCACTATTGTATGGCAGCTCCTGATCGTTGATAAAAATTGCTGCCTGGTAGGGTGATGGCACACTAAAAAGTTTATTATTAAGCTTTACAATGCGGGATTGCGATGAATCCGATGTCTGTGTTATAACTTTTTGTTTTATTGCATCATCCTTAGTTTTCTGACCGTTCTTGCAAGAAGAAAAAAATAGAATAAATGGTAATACCATTAATAAAACAATGAAACACCGCTTTATGTAAACCATAATTATAATTTTACACGTGTATTTAGTGCAATTAAGCAAAAAAAAAGTAATTCTACAAGGTAAATTCCCCTGATATGAGCACATAAACATATTTTTAACACGAAAATGTTATTTTTACAAAAAAAACATCAAATCATTCGTACGAATAATAACAATATTACATATGCTTTTATCTGACAAGACTATTGTGTCAGACAAAACCGGGCAAAAAATTGAATGACGCGAATAATTTTTCGCACAAAATTAAAACATAATCATATGAAGAATCTAGTATTAATATTTGCTGTTTTTGTTGTAGCACTTGCAAACCCATCCTGGGCACAAGATGATAAATTCACTATGGAAGATGCTGTGATTGGCCAATGGAGGGGACTTTACCCCAGGTCTATTTATGGATACTGGCAACCTCAAACCCACATTTTAACCTATTCGCAGGAGAACAAAATCATAAGATTTGATGCAGATACAAAACAAAAAGACACACTACTTACACTTAAAAACATAAATGCCGCTTTAAAAGCAGCAGAAGCCGATTCATTAAAACGATTATCAAGCCCAGACTGGATCGATAATGAACGTTTACTTTTTAGAAATAAAAATAAATTCTATGTGTATAGCACAGTCGATAATAGCATAAAAAAAACATTTACATTTCAACCAACAGATAACAATTTCGATTATCCTGATGAATTATCAAAAAACATGATTGCTGTTACAAATGGAAATAGTTTGTTTATTATCAAACCAAACGCAAGAATAACTGTAGCACAGTCAAGAGATAAAGATATTGTTTATGGCCAATCTGTTAGTCGCAGAGAGTTTGGGATATCGAAAGGTACATTTTGGTCACCTAAAGCGAACTATCTGGCTTATTATATTAAAGATAATTCAGATGTTACAGATTATCCACTTGTAGACATTACAAGCAGAACAGCAGAGGCTGAGATGACGCTCTATCCAATGGCCGGCACACCAAGTGAACATGTTAGTCTTGGTATTTATAATGTTGATAAGAACCAAACCATCTACATAGAAGATGAAAATGCAGAATCAGAACAATACCTGACAAATATTTCCTGGGGTCCAAATGAAGAATACATATACATACAGGTGCTCAACCGCGAGCAAAACCATATGAAATTTAATAAGTACGATGTAAAAACCGGTGCTTTTGTTAAAACGCTCTTCGAGGAAAAACATGAAAAATATGTTGAACCCTATCATAAAATTCATTTTGTACCCGGGGATGATGATAAATTTGTTTATCAAACCAGGAGAGATGGCTATAATCATCTGTACCTGTATACAACCGACGGCAAAGAAAAAGGCCAGATTACCAGTGGTAATTGGGAAGTAACACAATTTTTAGGTTTTGGGCCCAAAGGTAGGTATGCCTACTACGTATCAACCGAAGGAAGCCCTTTAGAACGTCATGCTTATAAAATAAATATTAAGAATTCGCAAAAAAAGACAAAGATCACGCAAAGTCGTGGCTATCATCGGGTCAAATTATCCTCCGACGCCAATTACCTGTATGACCGGTATTCATCAACAGACGTACCGGGCATATCACAAGTGATAAATACCAACACCCTTGAAAAATATACATTAAAAAAAGCGAAAAATCCATTAAAGCCTTATGCACTTGGAGAGATGGAAATAGGCACTATTAAAGCCGGTGATGATAAAACTGATTTATATTATCGCTTAATAAAACCAACAGATTTCGACTCCACAAAAACTTACCCAGCCATAGTTTACGTCTATGGAGGGCCCCATGCACAGTTAATTAGCAATAGATGGATGGGCGGTGCGAGAATGTGGCAACAATATATGGCCCAAAACGGATATGTAATGTTGACTATTGATAATCGTGGATCGGCAAACCGCGGCCTTGACTTTGAAAATGCCACACACAGACAATTGGGAAAACTCGAAATGAAAGACCAATTGAGAGGTATAGAGTTCCTGAAGCAACTGGGCTATGTAGATACGACCAAATTAGGTGTTCATGGATGGAGTTACGGAGGATTCATGACAACATCTCTGATGACACACCACCCGGAGGTTTTCCAGGTTGGTGTTGCAGGTGGCCCGGTCATTGATTGGAAGTATTATGAAATTATGTATGGCGAACGCTACATGGATACACCCGATGAAAACCCGGAAGGATATAAATCAACCAGCCTGATTGACATGGCTCCCGAATTAAAAGGAAAATTGCTTATTATACATGGCGGCATGGACCCAACGGTAGTGCAACAACACAGTCTTGCTTTTTTAAGAGCCTGCATTAAAAACAACATTCCGGTGGATTACTTTGTGTACCCTCAAGCAGAACATAATGTCAGGGGTAAAGACCGAATTCATCTTATGCAAAAAGTAACAGATTACTTCAATGATTATTTGAAGTAAAAAATAGCCAGATACAGTAAAACAATACTGCACAAACCCATCCTGGTTTTTACCGAATCAGAATGGGTTTGTGTTTTTATATCACAACCACCCCTTTTGCTTCAGATGCATAGCAATTTGAACCGCATTCGTAGCAGCGCCTTTACGCAAGTTATCAGCAACAATCCATAAATTTAAAGTATTGGGAAGAGATTCGTCGCGTCGCAGGCGACCTACAAAAACCTCGTCGCGTTCATGGCTATTAATGGGCATTGGATAAACATTATTAAAAGGATCATCTTCAACCACCATGCCTGTTTCGTTATTGAGTAATTCGCGAATTTCCGCTATATCAAAATCGTTGTGGAAGGTTACATTGATCGACTCGGCATGTCCGCCTGTAACAGGAACCCGAACAGCTGTTGCGGTTATTCCAATGGTTTGATCTGACAAGATTTTTCTTGTCTCATTCACCAACTTCATCTCCTCTTTAGTGTAGCCATTATCGAGAAACTCGTCACAATGCGGAAGGCAGTTCTGATCAATTTTGTGCGGATAAACCTTATTTGCCGCTATACCTTTTCGTTCATTATTCATTTGATCTACAGCATCCTTCCCGGTACCTGTAATAGATTGATAAGTAGAAATTACCAAAC is a window of Salinivirga cyanobacteriivorans DNA encoding:
- a CDS encoding S9 family peptidase; this encodes MKNLVLIFAVFVVALANPSWAQDDKFTMEDAVIGQWRGLYPRSIYGYWQPQTHILTYSQENKIIRFDADTKQKDTLLTLKNINAALKAAEADSLKRLSSPDWIDNERLLFRNKNKFYVYSTVDNSIKKTFTFQPTDNNFDYPDELSKNMIAVTNGNSLFIIKPNARITVAQSRDKDIVYGQSVSRREFGISKGTFWSPKANYLAYYIKDNSDVTDYPLVDITSRTAEAEMTLYPMAGTPSEHVSLGIYNVDKNQTIYIEDENAESEQYLTNISWGPNEEYIYIQVLNREQNHMKFNKYDVKTGAFVKTLFEEKHEKYVEPYHKIHFVPGDDDKFVYQTRRDGYNHLYLYTTDGKEKGQITSGNWEVTQFLGFGPKGRYAYYVSTEGSPLERHAYKINIKNSQKKTKITQSRGYHRVKLSSDANYLYDRYSSTDVPGISQVINTNTLEKYTLKKAKNPLKPYALGEMEIGTIKAGDDKTDLYYRLIKPTDFDSTKTYPAIVYVYGGPHAQLISNRWMGGARMWQQYMAQNGYVMLTIDNRGSANRGLDFENATHRQLGKLEMKDQLRGIEFLKQLGYVDTTKLGVHGWSYGGFMTTSLMTHHPEVFQVGVAGGPVIDWKYYEIMYGERYMDTPDENPEGYKSTSLIDMAPELKGKLLIIHGGMDPTVVQQHSLAFLRACIKNNIPVDYFVYPQAEHNVRGKDRIHLMQKVTDYFNDYLK
- a CDS encoding aspartate-semialdehyde dehydrogenase, whose protein sequence is MKLAVVGVTGLVGRKMLEVLDAYGFTVDELIPVASARSAGQKVEYMGASYTIVEPEQALNLKPDLALFSAGGDVSKHWAPRFAEVGCKVIDNSSAWRMHNDIKLVVPEVNANVLGADDMIIANPNCSTIQMVMALAPLHSKYKIKRLVISTYQSITGTGKDAVDQMNNERKGIAANKVYPHKIDQNCLPHCDEFLDNGYTKEEMKLVNETRKILSDQTIGITATAVRVPVTGGHAESINVTFHNDFDIAEIRELLNNETGMVVEDDPFNNVYPMPINSHERDEVFVGRLRRDESLPNTLNLWIVADNLRKGAATNAVQIAMHLKQKGWL